A genomic stretch from Longimicrobium terrae includes:
- a CDS encoding TonB-dependent receptor: MRRSWLLLIGMMVIVPLRLSAQRPGEVAGTVTERGGDPVDRAIVEIVELGLRTSTDAAGRFRLRGVDPGPQRLRVTRTGYVPSSAEVEARNGGEVWIAITLAPAPVRLQTVRATAAAADPLADGTRIGRAEIQTSGARSAAEIVERVPGVVVRGTGATGARTVSIRGSGADAVLVLVDGVALNDPVTGEADLSGIPAQSIESVTVLPGARSARYGPRAEGGVVLIQTRTGETSRAVELAAGTLGERGVRAEWGETLGRWSVQAGGGAREMSGRFDYARDVNDPTVVRRTNADLGEASLFGAAGGRVAGGDLRLRGGWEWLDRGLPGVGHTPSLHAREEMSRGRASAAWSRGPTQAVLSAAVQRIHFADPAPPFGIPYDDTTRARTLNARVESSRTVRGGPVRVWGGGAEGQLQRITAPLSDEAPRTLAGLGVFGHAGTDLRLLGRPATVEAEGRVDRDGVTGGWYGSRGLTLAVDLSAVRVHLANRSAFSPPSLGDQFFRDGVGIVPNPELRAERVPNEWEGGATAAGEINGVRVSGSAAAYDSDVRGMIVWMRRFNERWSPANVNAHRRGAEARGEAARGALRVSASYALARITYDRETDEDVQVVYRPRHTALMGAAWAPGAWRVEARARYTGTRNSSPTDANAIPGYWTTEFSAGRDWRMRRWTAGTLLDVDRALDERGALIAGFPEPGRRVRFTVRLSRAGSLPPM; the protein is encoded by the coding sequence ATGCGGCGTAGCTGGCTGCTTCTGATCGGGATGATGGTCATCGTCCCCCTCCGCCTGAGCGCCCAGCGGCCGGGCGAGGTGGCGGGAACGGTGACGGAGCGCGGCGGCGACCCCGTCGACCGGGCGATCGTGGAGATCGTGGAACTGGGGTTGCGGACATCGACCGACGCGGCGGGGCGTTTTCGCCTGCGCGGCGTGGATCCGGGCCCGCAACGGCTGCGCGTCACGCGGACGGGATACGTGCCGTCCAGCGCGGAGGTGGAGGCGCGCAACGGCGGGGAGGTGTGGATCGCCATCACCCTGGCCCCCGCGCCGGTGCGGCTGCAGACGGTGCGCGCCACGGCGGCCGCGGCCGACCCGCTGGCGGACGGAACGCGCATCGGGCGCGCGGAGATCCAGACGTCCGGCGCCCGCAGCGCGGCGGAAATCGTGGAGCGCGTGCCCGGCGTGGTGGTCCGCGGCACCGGCGCGACCGGCGCGCGGACGGTGAGCATCCGCGGCAGCGGCGCCGACGCGGTGCTGGTGCTGGTGGACGGCGTGGCGCTCAACGATCCGGTGACGGGCGAAGCGGACCTCAGCGGCATCCCCGCGCAGTCCATCGAAAGCGTGACCGTGCTCCCCGGCGCCCGCTCGGCGCGCTACGGGCCGCGGGCGGAGGGCGGCGTGGTCCTCATCCAGACGCGGACGGGCGAAACGTCGCGCGCGGTGGAGCTTGCCGCGGGGACGCTGGGGGAACGCGGTGTCCGCGCGGAGTGGGGTGAAACGTTGGGGAGGTGGTCGGTGCAGGCGGGCGGCGGCGCGCGGGAAATGTCCGGCCGCTTCGACTACGCGCGCGACGTGAACGATCCCACCGTCGTCCGGCGGACCAACGCGGACCTGGGGGAGGCCAGCCTGTTCGGCGCGGCGGGCGGGCGCGTGGCCGGCGGCGACCTGCGGCTGCGCGGCGGATGGGAGTGGCTGGACCGCGGGCTGCCCGGCGTGGGGCACACGCCCTCGCTGCACGCGCGGGAAGAGATGTCGCGCGGGCGCGCCTCCGCCGCGTGGAGCCGCGGACCGACGCAGGCCGTGCTTTCCGCAGCCGTGCAGCGCATTCACTTCGCGGACCCGGCGCCCCCGTTCGGCATCCCGTATGACGACACCACGCGGGCGCGCACGCTCAACGCGCGGGTGGAATCGTCGCGAACGGTCCGCGGCGGGCCGGTGCGCGTGTGGGGCGGCGGGGCGGAGGGGCAGCTGCAGCGCATCACCGCGCCGCTTTCGGACGAGGCGCCGCGGACGCTGGCGGGGCTGGGCGTGTTCGGGCATGCGGGGACGGACCTGCGGCTGCTGGGCCGGCCGGCCACGGTGGAGGCGGAGGGGCGCGTGGACCGCGACGGGGTGACCGGCGGATGGTACGGCAGCCGCGGGCTGACGCTGGCGGTGGACCTGTCCGCCGTGCGCGTGCACCTGGCCAACCGCAGCGCCTTCAGCCCGCCCTCGCTGGGCGACCAGTTCTTTCGCGACGGCGTGGGGATCGTGCCCAACCCGGAGCTGCGCGCGGAGCGGGTGCCCAACGAGTGGGAGGGCGGCGCCACCGCGGCGGGAGAGATCAACGGAGTGCGGGTGAGCGGGTCCGCCGCCGCGTACGACAGCGACGTGCGCGGCATGATCGTGTGGATGCGGCGCTTCAACGAGCGCTGGTCGCCCGCCAACGTGAACGCGCACCGGCGCGGCGCCGAGGCGCGCGGCGAGGCCGCGCGTGGCGCATTGCGGGTGAGCGCGTCGTATGCACTGGCGCGCATCACCTACGACCGCGAGACGGACGAAGACGTGCAGGTGGTCTACCGCCCGCGGCACACGGCGCTGATGGGCGCGGCGTGGGCACCGGGAGCGTGGCGGGTGGAAGCGCGCGCCCGCTACACCGGCACCCGCAACTCGTCGCCCACGGACGCCAACGCCATCCCGGGCTACTGGACGACGGAGTTCTCCGCCGGGCGTGACTGGCGGATGCGGCGGTGGACCGCGGGCACCCTGCTGGACGTGGACCGCGCCCTGGACGAGCGGGGCGCGCTGATCGCCGGATTTCCCGAACCCGGACGCCGGGTTCGCTTCACCGTGCGCCTGTCGCGCGCGGGTTCTCTTCCCCCGATGTAA
- a CDS encoding ATP-binding cassette domain-containing protein: MSGWNCEGVTYRYPEADRPALRDLSVHIPADACTAVLGPNGSGKSTLLRILLGIHRPSAGEVTFGGRPVAAWGREAMAREVGVVPQGEEAAFPLSVRELVAMGRYPHLGAWRREGDADRRAVEEAMRRCDVSSLAARPVSTLSGGERQRARVARALAQEAPTLALDEPTAALDIAHEMAIFELLRDLGHGGRTVLLVTHNLNLAARYADHLILLADGQLAASGPPAQVLTRATVERVYGWPVEIAAHPGPGPDTGAPQVVALAGEQCVRMEHGAERVDAA, translated from the coding sequence GTGAGCGGGTGGAACTGCGAGGGCGTCACCTATCGCTATCCCGAGGCGGACCGGCCGGCGCTGCGCGATCTTTCCGTCCACATCCCCGCGGACGCCTGCACGGCGGTGCTGGGGCCGAACGGGTCGGGAAAGAGCACGCTGCTGCGCATCCTGCTGGGCATCCACCGTCCCTCCGCCGGCGAGGTGACGTTCGGCGGGCGGCCGGTGGCGGCGTGGGGGCGCGAGGCGATGGCGCGCGAAGTCGGCGTCGTGCCGCAGGGCGAAGAGGCGGCGTTCCCGCTTTCCGTCCGCGAACTCGTGGCGATGGGCCGCTACCCGCACCTGGGCGCGTGGCGGCGGGAAGGGGATGCCGATCGACGCGCGGTGGAAGAGGCGATGCGCCGCTGCGACGTATCCTCCCTCGCCGCGCGTCCCGTGTCGACGCTGTCGGGAGGGGAGCGGCAGCGGGCGCGGGTGGCGCGCGCGCTGGCGCAGGAGGCGCCCACGCTGGCGCTGGACGAGCCCACCGCCGCGCTCGACATCGCCCACGAGATGGCGATCTTTGAACTGCTGCGCGACCTGGGGCACGGCGGACGGACGGTTCTGCTCGTCACCCACAACCTGAACCTGGCCGCGCGCTACGCCGACCACCTCATCCTGCTGGCGGACGGGCAGCTGGCCGCGTCCGGGCCGCCGGCGCAGGTGCTGACGCGCGCCACGGTGGAGCGCGTGTACGGCTGGCCGGTGGAAATCGCCGCGCACCCCGGCCCCGGGCCGGACACCGGCGCGCCCCAGGTGGTCGCGCTCGCGGGCGAGCAGTGCGTGCGGATGGAGCACGGCGCGGAGCGGGTGGATGCGGCGTAG
- a CDS encoding iron chelate uptake ABC transporter family permease subunit, with translation MKPALRLAVLAALLACALLLSVRLGAVRLGVDEVVGALRGTGDPTTIAIVRRLRVPRSVLAALVGAGLAASGATFQALLRNPLAEPYVLGVSGGAAVGAVFAIVLGASAASGTVALAAFGGAVIAILLVLRLAASIGRTLDTRILLLSGVVVGAFFNACILLALTFADTESFRAALFWMMGSFGGATWREIGLLALAGGPALLILIGLARPLNLLAVGEETAAYLGVRTERVKVIAYGAASLLTAASVSVSGVIGFVGLIIPHVVRTMWGGDHRFLLPASILLGATFLVLADVVARTATAPTELPIGVITAFIGAPFFLWILRRRPA, from the coding sequence GTGAAGCCCGCCCTTCGCCTCGCCGTGCTGGCCGCGCTGCTCGCGTGCGCGCTGCTGCTGAGCGTGCGCCTGGGCGCGGTGCGGCTGGGCGTGGACGAGGTGGTGGGCGCGCTGCGCGGCACGGGCGACCCCACCACCATCGCCATCGTGCGGCGGCTGCGGGTGCCGCGCTCCGTGCTCGCGGCGCTGGTGGGCGCGGGGCTGGCGGCCAGCGGGGCGACGTTCCAGGCGCTGCTGCGCAATCCGCTGGCGGAGCCGTACGTGCTGGGCGTGTCCGGCGGCGCGGCGGTGGGCGCGGTGTTCGCCATCGTCCTGGGCGCGTCGGCGGCGAGCGGAACGGTGGCGCTGGCGGCGTTCGGCGGCGCGGTGATCGCCATCCTCCTGGTCCTGCGGCTGGCGGCGTCCATCGGGCGAACGCTGGATACGCGCATCCTCCTGCTTTCCGGCGTGGTGGTGGGCGCGTTCTTCAACGCCTGCATCCTGCTGGCCCTCACCTTCGCCGACACGGAGTCGTTCCGCGCCGCGCTGTTCTGGATGATGGGGAGCTTTGGCGGCGCCACGTGGCGGGAAATCGGCCTCCTTGCCCTCGCCGGCGGCCCGGCGCTGCTGATCCTGATCGGCCTGGCGCGGCCGCTGAACCTGCTGGCCGTCGGGGAGGAAACGGCGGCCTACCTGGGCGTGCGCACGGAGCGGGTGAAGGTGATCGCGTACGGCGCGGCTTCGCTGTTGACGGCGGCTTCGGTGAGTGTGAGCGGGGTGATCGGCTTCGTGGGGCTCATCATCCCCCACGTGGTGCGGACGATGTGGGGCGGCGACCACCGCTTTCTCCTCCCCGCGTCCATCCTGCTCGGCGCCACGTTCCTCGTCCTGGCGGACGTGGTGGCGCGCACGGCCACCGCGCCCACGGAGCTGCCCATCGGCGTCATCACCGCCTTCATCGGCGCGCCGTTCTTTCTGTGGATTCTGCGCAGGAGGCCGGCGTGA
- a CDS encoding ABC transporter substrate-binding protein, which yields MSFIHRFAPVLLLVLAAACGNEDRAAPAAAPSAIAVVDDAGDTVRLAAPARRIVSLAPNATETLVAIGALGHLAGRSDYDVDVGVDSVPSVGGALDPSLERLIALRPDLVIGWNSAGPNPTRDRMREMGIPFFAVRTTDTADVYRIIGAMGQVTGRAAAADSVRASVRAQIDEVHRSVAGLPVRSAFFVIGDEPLMTAGPGTFTYELLEAAGGRSIFPDATGQPQYVSMEELVKRQPEIVLLPVDGDGPARVRELSARPGWRDLNAFRTGAVRTLPVMEVNRMGPGIAVTARMFRDALHPELAGK from the coding sequence TTGTCGTTCATCCACCGGTTCGCCCCGGTCCTGCTCCTCGTCCTTGCCGCCGCGTGCGGGAATGAGGATCGCGCCGCGCCCGCCGCCGCGCCGTCCGCCATCGCCGTGGTGGACGACGCGGGCGACACGGTGCGCCTTGCCGCGCCCGCCCGCCGCATCGTCTCGCTCGCGCCGAACGCGACGGAAACGCTGGTGGCCATCGGCGCGCTGGGGCACCTGGCCGGCCGCTCGGACTACGACGTGGACGTGGGCGTGGACTCCGTTCCGTCCGTGGGCGGCGCGCTGGACCCCAGCCTGGAGCGGCTGATCGCGCTGCGGCCGGACCTGGTGATCGGGTGGAACTCGGCCGGGCCCAACCCCACGCGCGACCGCATGCGCGAGATGGGCATTCCCTTCTTTGCCGTGCGCACGACGGACACGGCGGACGTGTACCGCATCATCGGCGCGATGGGCCAGGTGACGGGACGCGCGGCGGCGGCGGATTCCGTGCGTGCCTCCGTCCGCGCGCAGATCGACGAAGTGCACCGTTCCGTCGCCGGCCTGCCGGTGCGCTCCGCCTTTTTCGTCATCGGCGACGAGCCGCTGATGACGGCGGGGCCCGGGACCTTTACGTACGAGCTGCTGGAAGCCGCGGGCGGGCGCAGCATCTTTCCCGACGCCACCGGCCAGCCGCAGTACGTGTCGATGGAGGAACTGGTGAAGCGCCAGCCGGAGATCGTCCTCCTCCCGGTCGACGGTGACGGGCCGGCCAGGGTGCGCGAACTGTCCGCGCGCCCGGGATGGCGGGATCTGAACGCGTTCCGCACCGGCGCCGTGCGCACGCTTCCGGTGATGGAGGTCAACCGCATGGGGCCGGGAATCGCCGTCACCGCGCGCATGTTCCGCGACGCCCTGCATCCGGAGCTGGCGGGAAAGTGA
- a CDS encoding PQQ-dependent sugar dehydrogenase — protein sequence MKRNILLGSLAALVAATGAQAQNNTPAKQVEMSGVRNTPGRLPRINPDEIARGLRVPAGFTVNVFAANVGNPRMLAVAEDGTVYVSRRDSSDVWMLRDRDGDGRADERRQVARDILMAHGLALHGGKLYVASVREVQSADIRADGTLEPMKVIINDLPDGGQHPNRTIEFGPDGMMYISIGSSCNACNETNQEHATIVRARPDGTERGVFARGLRNTVGFGFHPQTREMWGSDMGSDWRGDDSPPDEINRIQVATDYGWPHCYANRVPDDYLATEPMGSRKEELCPRTAAPVLTYTAHSSPIQMKFYTGTQFPAEYRGDAFATLRGSWNRREFSGYKLVRIRFQNGQPAAIEDFATRFLTADGRHYTARIAGLAVARDGSLLFTDDDYGVIYRVSYTGAR from the coding sequence ATGAAACGCAACATCCTGCTGGGCTCCCTTGCCGCACTGGTCGCGGCGACCGGCGCGCAGGCCCAGAACAACACGCCGGCCAAGCAGGTGGAGATGTCCGGGGTGCGCAACACGCCCGGCCGCCTGCCGCGGATCAACCCCGACGAGATCGCGCGCGGACTGCGCGTGCCAGCCGGCTTCACGGTGAACGTGTTCGCCGCCAACGTCGGCAACCCGCGCATGCTGGCGGTGGCGGAAGACGGCACGGTGTACGTCAGCCGCCGGGACAGCAGCGACGTGTGGATGCTGCGCGACCGCGACGGCGACGGCCGCGCCGACGAGCGCCGCCAGGTGGCGCGCGACATTCTCATGGCGCATGGCCTGGCGCTGCACGGCGGCAAGCTGTACGTGGCCTCCGTGCGCGAGGTGCAGTCCGCCGACATCCGCGCCGACGGGACGCTGGAGCCCATGAAGGTCATCATCAACGACCTTCCCGACGGCGGCCAGCACCCCAACCGTACCATCGAGTTCGGGCCGGACGGGATGATGTACATCTCCATCGGCAGCTCCTGCAACGCGTGCAACGAGACCAACCAGGAGCACGCCACCATCGTCCGTGCCAGGCCGGACGGAACGGAGCGCGGCGTGTTTGCGCGCGGCCTGCGCAACACCGTGGGATTCGGCTTCCATCCCCAGACGCGCGAGATGTGGGGCTCGGACATGGGCAGCGACTGGCGCGGCGACGACAGCCCCCCGGACGAAATCAACCGTATTCAGGTGGCCACGGACTACGGCTGGCCGCACTGCTACGCCAACCGCGTCCCCGACGACTATCTGGCCACGGAACCCATGGGGAGCCGCAAGGAGGAGCTCTGCCCGCGCACGGCGGCGCCGGTGCTCACCTACACGGCGCACAGCTCGCCCATCCAGATGAAGTTCTACACGGGCACGCAGTTCCCCGCGGAGTACCGGGGCGACGCGTTCGCCACGCTGCGCGGCTCGTGGAACCGGCGCGAGTTCAGCGGCTACAAGCTGGTGCGCATCCGCTTTCAGAATGGCCAGCCGGCCGCCATCGAGGACTTCGCCACCCGTTTTCTGACGGCGGATGGACGACACTACACCGCGCGCATCGCCGGCCTGGCGGTGGCGCGAGACGGATCGCTGCTTTTTACGGATGACGACTACGGTGTGATCTACCGCGTCTCGTACACGGGCGCGCGCTGA
- a CDS encoding SMP-30/gluconolactonase/LRE family protein, which yields MFQRIASWTLVAAVAAGCSHAAPPPPPMPSAGGPSWPVAPARLTLAPTATLDPALVPPLPHTRMEAHAQGFAIPESVIHDPEQDIYFVSNINGRNADRDNNGFLSRMRPDGTVETREWVAGGRNGVTLNAPKGMAIVGDTLWVADIDAVRGFDRRTGAALATIDLRAQGAVFLNDLAEGPDGVYATDTGTRYDERGVPIPDGGRIYRLAGGAASVVTADPLMQGPNGIAYDRRNRRMIVVSYGGTRILSLQNGVVRQVATGPGQFDGVAVLDDGTILVSSQATSAIHRYDDDGDGGAKAIDNIMGVGDISVDARRGRLLLARLNQNRVEAHLLPR from the coding sequence ATGTTTCAGCGAATTGCCTCGTGGACGCTTGTGGCGGCGGTGGCCGCCGGCTGTTCGCACGCCGCGCCGCCTCCGCCGCCCATGCCCTCCGCGGGCGGCCCGTCGTGGCCCGTCGCGCCGGCGCGTCTGACGCTGGCGCCCACCGCCACGCTGGACCCCGCGCTGGTGCCGCCGCTTCCGCACACGCGGATGGAGGCGCACGCGCAGGGGTTCGCCATCCCGGAATCCGTCATCCACGATCCGGAGCAGGACATCTACTTTGTTTCCAACATCAACGGCCGCAACGCCGATCGCGACAACAACGGCTTTCTGAGCCGCATGCGGCCGGACGGCACGGTGGAGACGCGCGAGTGGGTGGCCGGTGGCCGCAACGGTGTGACGCTGAACGCGCCCAAGGGGATGGCGATCGTGGGCGACACGCTGTGGGTGGCGGACATCGACGCGGTGCGCGGCTTTGACCGGCGCACGGGGGCCGCGCTGGCCACCATCGACCTGCGCGCGCAAGGCGCCGTGTTCCTGAACGACCTGGCCGAGGGGCCGGACGGCGTGTACGCCACCGACACCGGAACGCGCTACGACGAGCGCGGCGTACCCATTCCCGACGGCGGCCGCATTTACCGGCTGGCGGGCGGCGCGGCTTCGGTGGTGACGGCGGACCCGCTGATGCAGGGACCCAACGGGATCGCATACGACCGCCGGAACCGGCGGATGATCGTGGTATCGTACGGCGGCACGCGCATTCTGTCGCTCCAGAACGGCGTGGTGCGGCAGGTGGCGACGGGGCCGGGGCAGTTTGACGGCGTGGCGGTGCTGGATGACGGCACCATCCTCGTTTCCAGCCAGGCGACGAGCGCCATCCACCGCTACGACGATGATGGCGATGGCGGCGCCAAGGCCATCGACAACATCATGGGCGTGGGCGACATCTCGGTGGATGCGCGGCGCGGGCGCCTGCTGCTGGCGCGCCTGAACCAGAACCGCGTGGAAGCGCACCTGCTGCCGCGGTAA
- a CDS encoding FkbM family methyltransferase — MLRSAGRLARHALRRFGIDVARYEPVPPHLRRRARLLSRFAPSVVLDVGANSGIYGRELRACGYAGRIVSFEPLPSAFEALSGVAAADGAWEAHPVALSSTEGERTLFRSGNSWSSSLHDMDERHLRVAPDSAYVGAEAVKTITLDSLFGRLVRPGERAWLKIDTQGHEDAVLAGAAASLPRIETVEIEMSLLPLYAGQVLFPELYAWLTDAGFTCLDLQPNLLDPQSEELLAVDGIFRRADGGTRAG, encoded by the coding sequence ATGCTCCGCTCCGCAGGCCGCCTCGCCAGACACGCCCTCCGCCGCTTCGGCATCGACGTGGCGCGGTACGAGCCCGTTCCGCCGCACCTGCGCCGGCGCGCGCGGCTGCTCTCCCGCTTTGCGCCATCGGTGGTGCTGGACGTGGGCGCCAACTCGGGCATCTACGGGCGCGAACTGCGGGCGTGCGGCTACGCGGGGCGCATCGTCTCGTTCGAGCCGCTCCCCTCCGCGTTCGAGGCGCTGTCCGGCGTGGCCGCGGCAGACGGCGCGTGGGAGGCACACCCCGTCGCGCTGAGCAGCACCGAGGGGGAGCGCACGCTGTTCCGCTCCGGCAATTCGTGGAGCAGTTCGCTTCACGACATGGACGAGCGGCATCTGCGCGTCGCGCCCGATTCGGCGTACGTCGGCGCCGAGGCGGTGAAGACGATCACGCTGGACTCCCTGTTCGGCCGGCTGGTGCGGCCCGGCGAGCGCGCGTGGCTCAAGATCGACACGCAGGGGCACGAGGACGCGGTGCTGGCCGGAGCCGCTGCCTCGCTTCCGCGCATCGAGACGGTGGAGATCGAGATGTCGCTGCTGCCGCTGTACGCCGGGCAGGTTCTGTTTCCCGAGCTGTACGCGTGGCTGACGGACGCCGGGTTCACCTGCCTGGATCTGCAGCCCAATCTGCTCGATCCGCAATCGGAGGAACTGCTGGCGGTGGATGGCATCTTTCGCCGCGCGGACGGCGGAACGCGGGCCGGCTGA
- a CDS encoding zinc ribbon domain-containing protein, protein MSESCPSCGAAASGRFCPECGVALDAACRECQNPLPAGARFCNECGLPVSAVPVAARRRGAAALPWAVAGVAVAALAGVLVLRQPADTVAPAAPAAPFAQGAAPGAGAGDPTKVDLASMTPRQAADRLFDRVMQAEATGDMATAKQFAPMGIQAYGMVEAPDADARYHVVQLYRVQGDAAEARAQADAILAESPTHLFGLFGAAQAEMVRGDTGAAAGFYRRFLAAYQDEVARGLPEYQEHQQGLPAMRAEAEKATTAR, encoded by the coding sequence ATGAGCGAATCCTGTCCGTCCTGCGGCGCGGCTGCGTCCGGACGTTTCTGCCCTGAGTGCGGCGTGGCGCTTGATGCCGCGTGCCGCGAGTGCCAGAACCCGCTTCCCGCAGGGGCGCGCTTCTGCAACGAGTGCGGACTTCCCGTTTCCGCCGTCCCCGTGGCGGCCCGGCGGCGTGGCGCCGCTGCGCTGCCCTGGGCGGTCGCGGGTGTGGCCGTGGCCGCGCTGGCGGGCGTGCTGGTGCTGCGCCAGCCCGCGGACACCGTCGCGCCGGCCGCCCCCGCGGCTCCGTTTGCGCAGGGTGCCGCGCCGGGCGCCGGCGCGGGCGACCCCACCAAGGTGGACCTGGCGAGCATGACGCCCCGCCAGGCCGCCGACCGGCTGTTCGACCGCGTGATGCAGGCCGAGGCCACGGGCGACATGGCGACCGCCAAGCAGTTTGCGCCCATGGGGATTCAGGCGTACGGAATGGTGGAGGCGCCTGATGCCGACGCCCGCTACCACGTGGTGCAGCTGTACCGCGTGCAGGGCGACGCGGCCGAGGCGCGCGCCCAGGCCGACGCGATTCTGGCGGAGTCGCCGACGCACCTGTTCGGGCTGTTCGGCGCGGCGCAGGCGGAAATGGTTCGTGGGGATACGGGGGCGGCGGCCGGGTTCTACCGCCGGTTCCTGGCCGCGTACCAGGACGAGGTCGCCCGCGGGCTTCCGGAGTACCAGGAGCACCAGCAGGGGCTGCCCGCCATGCGCGCCGAGGCGGAAAAGGCGACCACCGCGCGCTGA
- a CDS encoding synaptic vesicle VAT-1 family membrane protein, translating into MRQVWITKTGGPEVLQVREAPDPEPKPGEVRIRVAAAGVNFADVLARMGLYPDAPPLPAVVGYEVAGVVDRVGAGVRGIREGDRVGALTRFGGYSDTVCVTEAQATPLPDRLSFEAAAAIPVNYLTAWIMLVHLGNVHAGERVLVHAAAGGVGQAAIQICRWRGAEVIGTASASKHARLREAGVAHCIDYTTQDFEAEVKRITGGNGVDIALDAVGGESFRKSYRSLAHLGRLYVFGVSSFAPGRRRSIPAALKGMLSIPRFHPIAMMNANRGVHGVNLGHLWHRADLLKQMQGEIMALVDDGTFTPVVDQTFPLERAGEAHAYLQDRRNFGKVLLTP; encoded by the coding sequence ATGCGGCAGGTGTGGATTACCAAGACGGGCGGGCCGGAGGTACTGCAGGTGCGCGAGGCGCCGGACCCGGAGCCCAAACCCGGCGAGGTGCGCATCCGCGTGGCCGCCGCCGGGGTGAACTTCGCGGACGTGCTGGCGCGCATGGGGCTGTACCCCGACGCGCCTCCCCTTCCCGCAGTGGTGGGCTACGAGGTCGCGGGCGTGGTGGACCGCGTGGGCGCCGGCGTGCGCGGCATCCGCGAGGGCGACCGCGTGGGCGCGCTCACCCGCTTCGGCGGATACTCCGACACGGTCTGCGTCACGGAGGCGCAGGCCACGCCGCTGCCGGACCGCCTCTCCTTCGAGGCGGCCGCGGCCATCCCGGTGAACTACCTGACCGCGTGGATCATGCTGGTGCACCTGGGCAACGTGCACGCGGGCGAGCGCGTTCTGGTGCACGCGGCGGCGGGAGGGGTGGGGCAGGCGGCCATCCAGATCTGCCGGTGGCGCGGCGCGGAGGTCATCGGCACTGCGAGCGCCTCCAAGCACGCGCGGCTGCGCGAGGCCGGCGTGGCGCACTGCATCGACTACACGACCCAGGATTTCGAGGCCGAGGTCAAGCGCATCACCGGCGGCAACGGTGTGGACATCGCGCTGGACGCGGTCGGCGGCGAATCGTTCCGCAAGAGCTACCGCTCGCTTGCGCACCTGGGGCGGCTGTACGTGTTCGGGGTCAGCAGCTTCGCGCCGGGAAGGCGGCGCAGCATTCCCGCCGCGCTCAAGGGAATGCTGAGCATCCCGCGCTTTCACCCTATCGCGATGATGAACGCCAACCGCGGTGTGCACGGCGTGAACCTGGGCCACCTGTGGCACCGCGCCGATCTGCTGAAGCAGATGCAGGGCGAGATCATGGCATTGGTGGATGACGGGACGTTCACCCCCGTGGTGGACCAGACCTTTCCCCTGGAACGCGCGGGCGAGGCACACGCGTACCTGCAGGACCGCCGCAACTTCGGCAAGGTGCTGCTCACGCCGTGA